The following are encoded in a window of bacterium genomic DNA:
- a CDS encoding nicotinate-nicotinamide nucleotide adenylyltransferase — protein sequence MEKYIALYGGSFDPPHNGHVLTISHLLNDERIAEVWLVPSGDARYDKSSFATGEERLELLKVVQREVFQGNERIHILESQLKGALEESTAISLVRSLRADGEKRPLLYVIGADNLPTLNMWRDFDALITEVEFLFIPRLGEEVPKEMPEYVKQLDREDIASCSFSSSELRALLKDGAEVVGYLPNEVLRVIEERGMYERHRS from the coding sequence ATGGAAAAGTATATAGCACTGTATGGAGGAAGTTTTGATCCGCCACATAACGGACATGTGCTTACGATCTCCCATTTATTGAATGACGAACGAATCGCCGAAGTTTGGCTCGTCCCAAGTGGTGACGCTCGTTATGATAAGTCCTCGTTTGCTACCGGTGAAGAGCGTCTTGAGTTACTGAAAGTGGTTCAACGCGAGGTCTTTCAGGGCAATGAAAGAATTCACATCCTTGAATCACAGCTTAAGGGAGCGTTAGAGGAGTCAACGGCGATATCTCTTGTCAGGTCTCTTCGTGCTGATGGTGAAAAGAGGCCGCTTCTTTACGTCATTGGGGCTGATAATCTCCCAACTCTCAACATGTGGAGAGATTTTGATGCATTAATTACGGAAGTGGAGTTTTTATTCATTCCACGACTTGGGGAGGAAGTTCCCAAGGAAATGCCAGAATACGTAAAGCAATTAGACCGAGAAGACATCGCTTCGTGCTCGTTTTCAAGCTCTGAGCTTCGAGCACTCCTCAAGGATGGAGCAGAAGTAGTTGGGTATCTTCCAAATGAAGTGCTTCGAGTTATAGAGGAGCGGGGGATGTACGAAAGGCACCGGTCGTAA
- the lpxB gene encoding lipid-A-disaccharide synthase: MKIAISAGDPSGDEHGARIISTVRMLCPEATIFGMGGSALRSVGVETLIDSEVDASVMGFLDVIKSLGTLRRALKRMTSLLRERAPDVLLLVDYQDFNLLLAKQAKRLGIRTVFFIAPTVWAWRPGRAKSFQKYVDALACIFPFEPEVFKSLGYDNALFVGHPFSDGLTQFTFPPEKRALLRREFGIGDDELALALFPGSRNQEVKALLPLLVAALKKVRQELPSVKGLVPVPSSIPQDEVLSSLKELDAEDFIKLVSQRSLDVLGASDAGLIKSGTSNLQAALTGLPFVMIYKAGWLFRNIIRLCANVKNYSIVNIIRPGTVREFVTEDSLTPEALAQEALMLLKNESYRREQLSAFQEIRDFLTPSTNSPRTSPTDAPQQLVSHRVAEMIISNDKNLSTDSSE, from the coding sequence ATGAAGATAGCAATTTCTGCAGGAGACCCATCTGGTGACGAGCACGGTGCACGTATTATCTCAACCGTGCGTATGTTATGTCCTGAAGCCACCATATTTGGAATGGGTGGCTCAGCGCTTCGCTCTGTTGGAGTAGAAACCCTCATCGATTCAGAGGTCGATGCCTCGGTCATGGGATTTCTTGATGTAATCAAATCGCTTGGCACCCTGAGAAGAGCTCTCAAGCGAATGACCTCTCTATTACGGGAAAGAGCTCCTGACGTACTCCTCCTCGTTGACTACCAAGACTTCAATCTGCTGCTCGCGAAACAAGCAAAGCGCCTCGGAATTCGAACTGTCTTTTTCATCGCTCCTACCGTTTGGGCGTGGAGACCAGGAAGAGCGAAATCGTTTCAAAAGTATGTTGATGCGCTTGCCTGTATTTTCCCGTTTGAACCCGAGGTCTTTAAATCTTTGGGCTACGACAATGCACTCTTCGTGGGACATCCTTTTTCAGATGGCCTTACTCAGTTTACCTTCCCACCTGAGAAAAGGGCGTTATTACGGAGAGAGTTCGGTATTGGAGATGATGAGCTTGCTCTTGCTCTTTTCCCAGGAAGCAGGAATCAAGAAGTAAAAGCTCTCCTCCCGCTATTGGTAGCTGCCCTGAAAAAAGTTCGACAAGAGCTTCCTTCCGTGAAAGGCCTTGTTCCAGTGCCGAGTTCGATACCTCAGGATGAAGTACTCAGTAGTCTTAAAGAGCTCGATGCTGAAGATTTTATAAAACTCGTCTCGCAACGCTCCCTTGATGTTCTGGGGGCAAGTGATGCAGGACTGATAAAGTCTGGCACTTCTAATCTACAAGCCGCACTGACGGGACTACCCTTTGTAATGATTTATAAAGCTGGTTGGCTTTTTCGAAATATCATACGGCTCTGTGCAAATGTGAAAAACTACTCAATCGTTAACATCATCAGGCCAGGCACCGTACGTGAGTTTGTGACGGAAGATTCACTAACCCCCGAGGCCCTCGCACAGGAAGCACTAATGCTTTTAAAGAACGAGTCGTACAGAAGGGAACAGCTTTCCGCCTTTCAGGAGATACGGGATTTCCTAACTCCTTCAACAAACTCACCGAGGACCTCACCCACGGATGCGCCTCAACAACTCGTCTCACACAGAGTGGCCGAGATGATTATCTCGAATGATAAAAATCTGAGTACAGACTCAAGCGAATGA